In a genomic window of Urocitellus parryii isolate mUroPar1 chromosome 11, mUroPar1.hap1, whole genome shotgun sequence:
- the C11H1orf122 gene encoding uncharacterized protein C1orf122 homolog isoform X2 translates to MLRQLGRRRPEPAGGGNVSAKPGAPSQSSVSARGGFPKDAGDGAAEP, encoded by the exons ATGCTGCGGCAGCTGGGCCGCCGGCGCCCGGAGCCAGCTGGTGGCGGG AACGTCTCAGCGAAACCCGGAGCGCCTTCCCAGTCATCAGTCTCCGCCAGAGGTGGCTTTCCAAAGGATGCTGGTGATGGAGCTGCGGAGCCCTGA
- the C11H1orf122 gene encoding uncharacterized protein C1orf122 homolog isoform X1 gives MEWGPGSDWSRGEAAGVDRGKAGLGLGGRPPPQPPRDERAQQLLDAVEQRQRQLLDTIAACEEMLRQLGRRRPEPAGGGNVSAKPGAPSQSSVSARGGFPKDAGDGAAEP, from the exons ATGGAATGGGGCCCGGGCTCAGACTGGTCACGGGG GGAGGCTGCCGGCGTGGACCGCGGGAAGGCGGGGCTGGGGCTCGGCGGGAGGCCACCCCCGCAGCCGCCCCGGGATGAGCGCGCCCAGCAGCTGCTGGACGCCGTGGAGCAGCGGCAGCGGCAGCTCCTGGACACCATCGCCGCCTGCGAGGAGATGCTGCGGCAGCTGGGCCGCCGGCGCCCGGAGCCAGCTGGTGGCGGG AACGTCTCAGCGAAACCCGGAGCGCCTTCCCAGTCATCAGTCTCCGCCAGAGGTGGCTTTCCAAAGGATGCTGGTGATGGAGCTGCGGAGCCCTGA